The Desulfobaccales bacterium DNA segment CCGGAGTGAAGAAGGGAGGCGGCATGGGCGCCCAGCCGATATAGTCCCGGCTGCTGCGCCAGATGACGGTGGAAGGATACCAGGTGCGCCCGGGCAGCCAGACCCAGCCGAAGTCCAGGGTGGGGAGCCAGTGGCCGAAGTGATAGGTGGCCCAGCCCCAGGGCTCGGCGGTCTCAAAGACCCAGCCCCAGGGGGTGGGCACCCAGCGGCCGTCCAGGTAAGGGCGCCACTCCGCCGTCACTCCGGTGGGAAACCACACCGGGCCCAGGTCAGCATAGACCACCCATTTGCCATGGGGTGCCAGGGCCTCATAGAAAAGGGCGGCATCCGAGGCCAGGCCGGCCGCGGGAACCCAAGGCCACAGGACGAGAAGAGCGACCGCCAGCCGCTTCCCCCGGCATGCACGTGAGCTTTTCTGCATGGCAGGACATCGAGCCGAGCCCGCGGAGGGCTTGGCCCGTGGCACCTCGTTCCCCTCCCCGCGAGGAGAAATTTCCCCCCCCAGGGGCCCGGCCCGGCAGGGACCTGCCCCTGGAGAGCCGCGGTTACTTGCCGCCGGTGATCTCCTCCACTTCCTCCTGGCCGTGGGCCAGCTCCTCCACCTGCTCCTGGTCCCACTTGAGGAGCATGGCCTGGAATTCGCCCACGTGGGTCTTCTCTTCCTTGGCCACATCCAGGAGCACCGCCCGGATATGCGGGTCATCGGTGAGCGCCGCCAACTGCTCATACAGGTTGATGGCATCCAGCTCCGCGATGATGGCGGCCCGGAGGATCTCCTTGTTGCGCTCGGCGGGGCTGACCTTGGAGAGATCGATGGGAATCTGGGAGAGCATTGTCATCCTCCTGCATCATTTGAGATACTTGCCCGAAGCGTGCCTCAAGAAACAAAGGGAGGCGGACCTTGGCCCTTACTCCCCGATTTTGGCCGCCTCCCTGATGAGTTAGGTCTGAGAGGGGCAGGGTCTCATTTTCCTTGGCCGGAAAAAACGCCTTGGAATAAAAATAAAGAGGCTGACGCCAAAAAGGAAGGGCGGCCCGGTGAATTTTTCCGGTGGGCAGCGCCGGATGTCTTGAACTGCGGGGTTTATCTGGCAAGAGGAGGTTTTGCCGCCGCCTGCCGGCCTGATCCAGGTGAGGGGAGAGACAGATGCCCATAGAATGCAGCCACATCCGGGAGCGGCTCTCCGCCTATCTGGACGGGGAGACCCCGGCCGCAGAAACGGAATCGGTGGAGCGCCATCTCCAGGTCTGCCCGGAGTGCCGGCGGGAGCTGGCGGCCCTCCAGCGGCTCACTGCCGCCTTGGCGGATCTGACGGTGCCGGTGCCGCCCCTGGCGGTGCCGCGCCTCAAGGCCCGGCGGGCCGCCTGGTGGCAGGCCCTCTCCCTTGCCGCCTCCCTTGTCCTCGGGCTGGCCACGGGAAGCGGGCTTACCGGCCTCTTGTATCCCGCTCCGGCCAACGGCGGGCACATGGAAGTGGCGGCTTTGGAGGAAGTGATGGGACTGGAGGCGGGCGGCTCTTTAGGGACTCTGGAACTGGTGGCCCCGGATGAGGAGGACAGCACCTCATGAAGCGGGACTGGCTCCTCTGCCTGCTGGGCTTCAGCCTGGCCCTGAACCTGGGCACCATCGGGGCCCTCGTGTATCTGCGTCACCAGGCCCGGGCCCCCAAACCCCCCGTGGCGGAACCGCCTCCCCCTTTCCGGGAGATGGCGGAGCGTCTGAACCTCAGCCCGAGCCAACGGGAGCTCTTTCAGAGATTTTTCCGGGAGCAGCGCCGGCAGATGCTGGAGAGGCGGCGGGAATTGCTGGCGAAACGGCGGGAACTGGTCACCCTGATGCAGGCCGAGCCTTTGCCGGAGTGGCCCGCCCTCCAGGCCAAGGTCCGGGAAATCAGCGAGGTGCAGAGCCGGCTGGAAGAGGAGCTGGCGCAGCACCTGCTGGAGCTGCAGCGCCACCTAGAGCCGCACCAGCGGGCCGCCATGGCCGCCTTTCTGGAGCAGCGCCTTTCCCGCTTCCCCCCCGGACCGGGGCGAATGTGGGGACCCCATCGGGGGCCCGGCCCGCCTGGCGGGCTTGAATGTCCCCCCGGGTCACCGCCCCGCCAGCCGTGAGGAGGCACGGGGCTGGGGGTAAAGAACCCGGCCGTGACCGGGTCGCCGGGTGCAAAAGAGAGGGGTCCGGGGCTCAACCCCGACCCCTCCTTTGGTGCTAAGCCTTAGCAGGTGTCGCAGCTGCCGCTGCTGCAGGAACACCCCATGGCCTGCTGGGTGGGCTCATCGGTGATGCCCACCAGCTTCAGCTTGAAGTGCAGGGTCTGGCCGGCCAGGGGGTGATTGAAGTCCACGGTGAACTTTTCCGCGTCCAGGGCCGTGACCTTCCCCTGGATGGGGCCGTTGGGGCTCCTAAACCACAGGGGCTGGCCCACTTCCACGGTCTCCCCGCCCAGCATGCCGATGGGGAAGTCCCGCACCAAATCCTCCCGGATCTCGCCGTAGGCCTGTTCCGCCGGGATGGTGACGCTGCGCTCGTCGTTGAGGGCCATGCTCATCACCGCTTCCTCGAAGCCGGGGATGACCTGATTGCGGCCGGTCTGGAACTCCAAAGGCGGACGGCCTTCGGAGCTGTCGAACAGGGTGCCGTCATCCAGGGTGCCGGTGTAATGCACCTGGACATACTGTCCTTTCTTCACAGTGGTCATGCGGTTCTCCTTTGATGATGGTAACTGAGGGATGAGGCAGGACAGGGGCAGGGCAGGCACCGCTTTCAGGGACAACCGAACCGGCCGCAGTCATGCCGTACAACAGCCAAATGGCGGAAGTGCATGGGAATCGAACCCACCCGCCGCCTTCCTCAGACGGCACACCGGATTTGAAGTCCGGGGGCCCCACCAGTGAGCCTGGCACTTCCGCATCCGCCTATTAAATGTATTCAAAGCCCTGGGGACTGTCAACCGCCGTCGCCTTCCCAGGCCGCCTGGACCGTCCTTTTCCGGTCAGGTCTTCAGGTCGTTGCGGAGATAATCCTCCAGGAGCACCCGGCAATAGGAACAGAGTTCCATATCCTTATTGTCCAGCTTGGCCAGGTTTTCCGCAAAACCCATGAGGCAGCCGGGTTGCCGGCAATGGCCCAGGCCGAAGGTGTGTCCCAGCTCATGCACCCCCAGCTTGGTGAGCCGCTGGATGAGGATCTGGCGGGACACCCGCATGGCGCCGGCGCCGCTGGGGCGAAAGAGGGAAATGACCGCCGCCTTGCCTTCCAGTTGCGCCTCCCCGAAGACAAAGGTGAAGATGGGGATGTAGAGGTCCGCGGCGGTCACCCCCAGGATGCGGTAGGAGTCCTCATCGTCGTTGTTGAGCAGGTATTCCAGTAACCCGGTGGAATGGTATTGATCCCGCACCACATGATAGGCCTGGGGCGGCAGCGGCTTGGAGGGGAGGATCCGGATGGTGAGGGGAAGGTAACGGCTTAAGGACTTTTGCAGCCGCCGCAGGAGGTCGGGGTCCACCGGCCCCAAAGGCACGAGGTCCACCGTGGGCCGGCGGCGGACAGCTTCGGCGGCGGGCGGTTTGTTCAGCGCCGGTATCCTCTCTCAAGAGGGGCTGCCAGCGCGGGTGGGGGGCGGAGGCGCCCAGCCCTCGGGGGATGGCTGCTGGACCGTGAGCCCCTTCCTTCCTATCGAAGGCGTCTCTCCGCCCCGACCCCCCTGCCGCATCCGGGGTCGGGCTCCAAACCCGGGGCCTTTCCCGGACATCGGCGAGGGGTTAGGAGGCGGAACGGCAATGGCTGGGGGAGGAGGATTCGAACCTCCATCGGCGACTCCAAAGGCCGCTGTCCTGCCGTTGGACGATCCCCCACCCGGCACCCGAACCTCAGGGTGATTATCCAAATTATCCCCACGGTATTAAGGATTTGCAAGCGTTTTATGGCCGGCGGCCATCCGGCGGCCGACGCTTTTCCCTGTATCGGGAAGCGCTTTTCTGTGCTAAGGTGGCGTAGGGGCTGCTCCTGGTGGAGTTGCAGGGCGGCCAATTTCCCTCCCCGAGGTCCGCTATGGGTGCCGTGGTGCTGGTGTCTCTCCTGACGGCCATGCTATCTGTGACCTTGACAGCCGCCGCTCCGCCTCCGCCGGCGGCGACCACCACCCCTCTCCTCCCTGCCGCCCAGGCGCATCTCGCCCGCCAGGAATATGAGGAGGCCCGGGAGCTTCTCCTCCAGGCTTGGGAGCGAGGCCCCCGCACCGCCGCCCTGGCCCTGGCCCTGGGTCAGGTCTACCGTCATCTCCTGGACTACCCAAGGGCTTTGGGCTTTCTGGAAGAGGCCCGCCGGCAGGAGCCCGATAATCCCGAGGTCCTCTTTCTCCTGGCCGA contains these protein-coding regions:
- a CDS encoding zf-HC2 domain-containing protein, with amino-acid sequence MPIECSHIRERLSAYLDGETPAAETESVERHLQVCPECRRELAALQRLTAALADLTVPVPPLAVPRLKARRAAWWQALSLAASLVLGLATGSGLTGLLYPAPANGGHMEVAALEEVMGLEAGGSLGTLELVAPDEEDSTS
- a CDS encoding peptidylprolyl isomerase, giving the protein MTTVKKGQYVQVHYTGTLDDGTLFDSSEGRPPLEFQTGRNQVIPGFEEAVMSMALNDERSVTIPAEQAYGEIREDLVRDFPIGMLGGETVEVGQPLWFRSPNGPIQGKVTALDAEKFTVDFNHPLAGQTLHFKLKLVGITDEPTQQAMGCSCSSGSCDTC
- a CDS encoding ferritin family protein; protein product: MLSQIPIDLSKVSPAERNKEILRAAIIAELDAINLYEQLAALTDDPHIRAVLLDVAKEEKTHVGEFQAMLLKWDQEQVEELAHGQEEVEEITGGK
- a CDS encoding periplasmic heavy metal sensor, which codes for MKRDWLLCLLGFSLALNLGTIGALVYLRHQARAPKPPVAEPPPPFREMAERLNLSPSQRELFQRFFREQRRQMLERRRELLAKRRELVTLMQAEPLPEWPALQAKVREISEVQSRLEEELAQHLLELQRHLEPHQRAAMAAFLEQRLSRFPPGPGRMWGPHRGPGPPGGLECPPGSPPRQP